From the genome of Arthrobacter sp. SLBN-122:
ACACAGGCCCAGCAAGGTGGACAGCAGGGTGGTCTTCCCTGAGCCCGTGGCCCCGCTGATCAGGAAGCTCAGCCTCCGCTCCACTACTTTCTCCAGCACGGCCTGCAATCCCGGACCGAACATTCCACCGGACCGCAGCTCCTCCATGCTGAAGACCCGCTCCCTGCGGATCCGCACGCTCAGCAGCGTCCCGGACGTGGAAACCGGCGGCAACACGGCATGGACACGGTAGCCGCCGGCAAGCCTGACATCGACACAGGGTGAACCGTCATCCAGGCGGCGCCCGCCCGCAGCAACAAGCCTGCAGGCCAGCGCCCGCAACTGGGCCTCGCCGTCGAACAGGACGGGAACCCGCTCGATCCCGCGGCCCCGGTCCACCCAGACGGAGCCGGGAGCGTTGACGAAGATGTCCGTGACTGCGGGGTCCCGGGTGAGCTCCTGCAACGGCCCCAGTCCGTTCAGTTCGGCGCTGATCCGCTCCACCGCGGCGAGGGAACCAGCGGTGCCCAACAGCCTGCCGGTGGCCTGGACTGCCGCCGCGACGCGTGACGGCGTCACGGCTCCCGCCTCAGCCATCATGGACTCCCGGACGGATTCCAGCAGCCCGGAATCGACCCTCCTGGCGCCGGCTGTTTCCCTGCTGCCCACCGGGCGGGCTGCCTGGTGCGCTTCCAGGACGCGGGTGCTGCGCCGTGAACCCAGGCCTCCCGCCGCCGCTGCACTGCCCGTTTCACCGGCCGGAGCCGGCGGACTGCCCGCCGCGCGCCTCATGCCATGTCTCCCACCGTCAGGTCCTCGCCTAGCCAATCGAGCGCAGAGGCAGCAAAGCGCCGGATATTCCGGCACTTCCCCAAGTCCAGCAGTCGGCCGGATTCCATTGCTCCTGCAACGGCGCGCAGTTCAGGTATCCGGCCCTGCACCGGCAGCCCTACAGCATCAGCGATCAGCGCACTGTCCAGGGCAGAACCGGGCCGGCCCCGGACCAACAGGGCCGCCTCCA
Proteins encoded in this window:
- a CDS encoding TadA family conjugal transfer-associated ATPase, whose amino-acid sequence is MRRAAGSPPAPAGETGSAAAAGGLGSRRSTRVLEAHQAARPVGSRETAGARRVDSGLLESVRESMMAEAGAVTPSRVAAAVQATGRLLGTAGSLAAVERISAELNGLGPLQELTRDPAVTDIFVNAPGSVWVDRGRGIERVPVLFDGEAQLRALACRLVAAGGRRLDDGSPCVDVRLAGGYRVHAVLPPVSTSGTLLSVRIRRERVFSMEELRSGGMFGPGLQAVLEKVVERRLSFLISGATGSGKTTLLSTLLGLCSAEERLVLIEDASELNPVHPHVVALESRHGNLEGGGAVDLGELVRQALRMRPDRLVVGECRGAEVRELLTAMNTGHSGGGGTIHANTAAAVPARLNALGALAGLGPEAVRLQAASALDVVIHVGRTLRGREVLCVGLIADGPEGLRVVPALEESGARAPGWPALAARLGMDPGDIL